A window of bacterium genomic DNA:
AAGGAGAATGGGAAGAGATTTTAAAAAGAAAAAAAGAAGGATTTTTTAAAACTGAATGTATAAAAAAAGATGGCTCTAAAATTTTCATAAATGTGAATATTAAAAATGTAGAATTAGGTAGAAAAATTTTAAGAGTTGTTACTGTAATTGATGTCACAGAGGAACAGTTATATCTTCAGAAAATTAAAGAATCAGAAGAAAAATATAGAATTCTTACTGAAACACTTCTTGACGGAATTCTGGTGATTGATATTAAAGGTAATTTTCTTTTTGCAAATCATATTGCAATAAATCTTTTAGGATTTAAAAGTTTTGAGGAATTGCGAAAAAGGAATTTTTTTGATTTTATAATTGAAAAAGAGAAATTTTTAAATGATTTAAGAATGATTGAAGAAAATAAATCTGGTTATTTCACTGAATATGAAATTATAGAAAGTACAGGTTCTAAATTGTTTATTGAAAGTATTGGAAGAAAAATAAATTATAGTGGTATTGATGCGTTTTTAATATCTTTCAGAGATATTACAGAAAGAAAAGTTATAATTGAAAATCTTAAAAGAGCAATTGAAAAAAATAAAAAAATTTTAGACCAGACAGTAATAGCATTATCTGAAATGTTATCTCAAAGAGACCCTTATACTTCCAGTCATCAAAAAAGGGTTGCAAAACTTGCGATATCAATTGCAAAGGAAATTGGATTTACAGGTAGTTTAATAGAAGGTATGAAAATAGCGGGTTTACTTCATGACATAGGTAAAATTTATATTCCAGCAGATATTCTTTCAAAACCAGGGGAATTGACTGATATAGAATGGCAATTTATAAAACTGCATCCTGAATTTGGTGCAAAAATAATTAAAAATATTGAATTTCCTTGGAATATAGAAAAAATTGT
This region includes:
- a CDS encoding PAS domain S-box protein; amino-acid sequence: MNNINKINKRNLNNLILKIQKEISKNKFINILSNLLTEGISINYKGRIVYCNDKYAEIFGYKKEELIGENILKLCSTESKGEWEEILKRKKEGFFKTECIKKDGSKIFINVNIKNVELGRKILRVVTVIDVTEEQLYLQKIKESEEKYRILTETLLDGILVIDIKGNFLFANHIAINLLGFKSFEELRKRNFFDFIIEKEKFLNDLRMIEENKSGYFTEYEIIESTGSKLFIESIGRKINYSGIDAFLISFRDITERKVIIENLKRAIEKNKKILDQTVIALSEMLSQRDPYTSSHQKRVAKLAISIAKEIGFTGSLIEGMKIAGLLHDIGKIYIPADILSKPGELTDIEWQFIKLHPEFGAKIIKNIEFPWNIEKIVLQHHERINGSGYPNKIGGKEILIETKILSVADVVEAMTFHRPYREKKTIKEALEEIETNSGILFEPEVVNATLKVFNKGFDFEDC